tctgtcactaatcggccaagcttctcatgtgtctgcaactagtacagtatcatccgcaaacaataactgatttacctcccattcatggtcattctcgtctaccagttttaatcctcgtccaagcactcgagcattcacctctcttaccacttcatcaataaacatatatatatatatatatatatatatatatatatatatatatatatatatatatatatatatatatatatatatatatatatatatatatatatatatatatattcaaataagccatatatatttttgatatattaatgtctggattctcttaacaacctcgggatcacagacccaggcgaaatctcacaaagacaagagcttggctccggccgggaatcgaaccctggtcggcaagcttatatagacagtgacttaacccacttggccacgaacaaagatctttgttcgtggccaagtgggttaagtcactgtctatataagcttgccgaccagggttcgattcccggccggagccaagctcttgtctttgtgagatttcgcctgggtctgtgatcccgaggttgttaagagaatccagacattaatatatcaaaaatatatatggcttatttgaatatgaaaaacacgtaaaaatgtgcaaaatttatcatatatatatatatatatatatatatatatatatatatatatatatatatatatatatatatatatatatatatatatatatacatatatatatgtatatatatatatatttatatatatatatatatatatatatatatatatatatatatatatatatatatatatatatatatatatatatatatatatatatatatatacatatgaatatatatgtttatatatgtaaatgcatagaaatatttatatatatatatacatatatatatatatatatatatatatatatatatatatatatatatatatatatatatatatatatatatatatatatatgtgtgtgtgtgtgtgtatatgaatatatgtttatatatgtaaatgcatagaaatatttatatatatatatatatatatatatatatatatatatatatatatatatatatatatatatatatatatatatatatatatatatatatatatatatatatatatatatatatatatatacacatgtatgcacgCGTCTGTTTTACGAGTTGGTGTTCGTGCATGTAATTATACATATGCTACGTCATTATCCGATGCTTCCCGAAAAAGATTTATTCTTTCACGGAAAGAATCTGTCGATGTATACAAGTTTCAATGATCGATAGCTCTAGTAGTTGGACCTACTTTGatggagagcaaaaaggaaaaaaaaggtcaCAACCAGCAAGAAAATTCTTAGCCTTAAgtccaaaatttattttttattggtatAATTAATTTAATATGATAATATATTCTACCTAATCCTGAGTATCCAATTATCCCGAGGTACTGCCTAGGTCGAAAATTTAAAAACTCTAATTTATAAGACCATTTCAGGATTAATCCTGGTTACCCAGCCATTCCGAGGTACTGCCTAAAGCTAGTGAATATCAAAGTATGAAAATAACTCTAAGAAGTAATAATTGATAGTATTTCATTATGATTTCGCATATATTCAAAACCACAAGCAAATTTCTGTTAAATAGGAATAATCAAACTTTTCATATTTCAACTATTTATGgatattattttaaacatttgTATGTGATacaaaaatgccaatcaagcttaAAGACAAATTTTATAGCACAGTATTAAGATGTGGGTTTTAAGACGAATAGAGGAAGCAAAgtttgaaagaacagagatgagaattttCAGGTGGAATTTGGAAATAAAGTtctttgaaagattagaaaatgatgaaaaaggaagaatggcaggcatagttaagattacagaggtgataagagtaccATGACAAATAGCTAGGCAGGTGTTGATGATagtgttaggttataacagaggggtaaggtgaatgcaattaactttCGATCAACGTTACTAAAAAGAACGGCCAAAAAACTCAAACATATTAATTCATGAACATACTGGCTTGAAAAgtttatcagtgtgaggggagaggaaaaaaaaaagggccaGGCTAGAGCCGTGTCTGATCGGAAGGGTCCGGTTTGAGCCAGTGTCCTGAAAGAAGGAGAAGGCTAGACACAGTGTTTGGCTGGAAGGACCAGTCTAAAAAGTGTGTTTGGCTGGAAGGACCATGATAAAGGCAGTGTTTGGCTGGAAGGGCTTGGCTAGAGACATAGTTTAGCTGGAAGTTACAGGCTAGAGACAACATTTGACAGGAAGAGCCAGGCTAGAGACAGTGTTAGCTGGAAGGGCCAGGCAAGAAAGAGTGTTGGGCTGGAATGGTCATACTATGGATATAGATTGGCTGGAAGGGCAAGGCTAGACACAGTGTTTGGCTGGAAGGGCCAGGCGACAGACAGTGTAGGGCTGGAAGGGCCTGGCTACAGACATTATTCGGCTGGAAGGGAAAGGCTGGAGTCAGTGTTTGACTGGAAGGACTACGCTAGAGACTGAAGAATCGGAGAAGTTAAACAAGATTTCAGTTCATTAAATTTGCATCATGCATcttcataaaaattaaatttttctgaacTACCCTTCTTCAAAACCTTCGTAAGATGAATTAGTTTatctgacaaatttggaataaatctACCATAAAAATTTACAGATCCAATAAAGCTTCGTAACTGTTTCTCGGTAGTGGGAGCAGGCATATCCCAAATAGCTGTAATTTTATCCTGTTGAGGAAAAATACCCCTTTTGTTGATTACATATCCTAAATATTGTATCTCTTCATAACCGAGGAAACAGTTTCCTGGTTTAGCAGTTAATCCCGCTTCTTGCAGTCGCAATATGACTGTTTCCAAATCTGCCATATGAATTTTCCAGTCTTTGGATACAAAGATATTATCAGAATAGCAAATTACGAAAGAAAGACCTTTCAATACTTGCCTCATTAATCTAATATACGTCGCACAAGCTgtgctaaggccaaaaggtaatcttacatatTGCATTAGTCCAAGATTTGTTGAAAAGGCTGTATACTTGCGACTTTCTAGTGTTAGAGGAATCTGATGATATGCTTTGCAGATATCAAGTTCTGTAATGTACATAAAATCTGCAAACTTATGAAGATCTTGCTCAAAGCTTGGCATGGGCTCACAATCAAAATCTGTAATTGCATTTAAAGTTCTAAAATCAACAACCAATCTGTAGTTACCTTCTTTCTTTTTGACAAGCAATGCAGGAGATGAATAATTAGAAGATGATTGCTCTATTATTCCAAGATCAAGCAAACTTTGGACTTCGTCATCGAAATCCTTGATTAAATGAGCTGGAATTGGATAATATTTACGAACAAAGGGTTCAGTagtcttaatcttaatattatgctcctgtaaagaagttttacctgGTTTATCTGAAAATACATGTTTGTACTTCTGACATAAGTTACGTAGATCATCTTTCTGTACATCTGAAAGATTAGGGTTTATGTTGCATGTACTCTGGTATCCATAGTTTCAATTTTCAgataatcatcctcatcagcattaataacagcaactttgttaacatgaacagtgtttatcattccagtcatatcttcatctgctacatgtaacatattaacattctctctacggtaatatttcttcataagattgatatgatacagtctcttcttaccttctacgtttacccagtagtcaactggaccatgcttatcaattatcttgtatggacctctccatgagaactgcaatttaccttgtttttctggaataagcaaaagcacttcatcatcagctttaaatcggcgcttactactcttcaaatcaaaataagacttatatgtactggaagatatattcatgttttgaacAGCCAAATCAGAAACATTGGACAACTTTTCACGTAgttccaaaacaaaagaataaagatcagtttcccctgcagacatatccgaatttgtccatagttccttcaatattgtcaagggacctctcacttgacggccatatAAAATCTCAAATGGTGAGAAACCTGTTGTATCACTTGGGATTTCCCTCATGGCGAACAGTGCTGCTGGAAGGAAACGATGCCATTGATTATGTTTTAACtaacatattttcttcaatatactctttaaaatctggtgttgcctttctattcttccattggcagcaggatgaTAGGGGGTACTGAAAAGAGGTTTGACTCCTAATAACTTGTGTACTTGCAACATGAGTTCTGATCGAAATTGTGGTCCTCTGTCAGAAAGAATTTCTTTCGGCACTCCCActctggaaaaaatagatattaaggcttctgcaatgtcttcagatgttatgttcttcaaagcgACTGCTTCCGGGAAGCTTGAAGCATAATCTACCATAGTCAGAATATATCTATGCCCTGCTTCACTAGGAGGAGAAATCGGGCCCACTAAGTCAATGGCAACTCTATAAAATGGCATAGAGATCACTGGTAATTTAACCATCTGAGCCTTCTTTACTTTTCCAATAAGAGAAGATTTTTGGCATacatcacaagatttgcaatatttatatatgtcaaaCGTCATACCCTGCTACcagaaaatttcattaatcttattaaaggttttcCTATGAGAAAAATGTCCACTTACCGGAATATCATGTGTAAGGCGCAAaactaattttatgcatttaactggtacaaccaactgttcctttcccagtaactgaggctttttacatttctgtattttcctgtagAGAAGTCCATTTCTCATGATGAACTCGTACTGCAAACCATTCTTGCAAAGTTTGACATCTCCAGACTGACTCATTTCTCTTGCATATTTCAAAGCTTCGCAATTCTGCTGTTCTCTAAGAAAAAATTCATGATCAATGGATATATCAAAGGGTTCTGGTAAAGAAAGAGGGTgtacaatatttctcctttttacctGTGCTCTTGTTACTGCATTTACTTCTATGAAAGAATCCGTATTTTTCAGAGGAAACAGATTATGGTCCTGAACACCtggaatattgcctaataagacagtacagtactttattggagcccgaacagcattaacccaacctgtaaagagattacatttcaaataaatcttgacaatagggaatctgtccttcctgcccaaataatcaataagagtaGAATATGAACAATTTGTTCCAGGATCAGGAATCAAATCCTCTGATACCACTACTCCTGTACAACCTGTATCTCTAAGTATTGTAGATACTGTAACACCATTCACTGTTCCACATACCATAGGTCCACATACTCCAGTGTTATCCAGAACTTGTCCTATCTCAAGAGAAGATTCAGATTTCTTTTTGTGTACCTTGTTAGGACAGTTTCTCGAAATATGTCCACTCTGACCACAACCGTAACATGCAATCTTACCAGGACGTGACAAATTAGTTTTCTCTGGTTTCTCACTCATACTGATCTTGTCAATGGAACTAGATACATTTGCATTGTGTCTAAAGGATTTCTGCTCATCTTTAGGATAACATGTGTGTGCTGAAGCATGTGTGTCTGCCAATGATGAATAATCCTCTGGGGTTCTAGGTTTACGCTCCTTAAGAAAAAGACGCATTTCCTTAGGTAAAGTAGACATGAACTGATCACAGACTATAATGTTTCTCAAATCTTCGTAGTCTTTCGTTATCCTAAGACTATTTATCCACAAGTCAAAATTTcgaaataatatattcaaatattgttcatatgtgctcttggaatccatttttgcagttttaaatgCTGTCCTGTACCAGTCACTAGTCTTCTTGAATCCTTTCAAAGGAGCTTCCTTCAATGATGCATAATCACTTGTAACATCATCTGAGAGCGACGTGTAGATATCTAATGCCTTACTTCTTAAAAGTGAAGCCAACTGAACTGACCAAGAGTTCCGCTCCCAGTTGAGAGAAACTGCTACCTTTTCAAACCTTACTAGGTATGCGGTGATATCATCAGTATCACAAAATGGAAGAGGTCTAGTAGTATCCACAGCAACTGTTACATGGCTAGGGTTAGATGTTGCTCCTCTGATCTTTTGCAATTAAAGTTCATGTgccctctgcttttcattttcttccctctgcttttcattttcttcgtATTTAATCATCAAAGCCCTTCTCCTTCAGCATGCCTTCTATCACGCTCATcactatctttgattttcttctctataaagttcaaaagagcttcatccgagagtcccatggacaaaccttcatccttccagaatttataaaattccattTTAAATTATCCAGTTTTTAACCAATGCCTACAAACAActtaatttaagaaacattaaagatacctgttacacaatgacaataagcgggaactgagttgtactagaaataattattatgaataaaggacaatcacacactttcattaaataacagtaaccattcaccaagcatcaagattcaacaataaagttaataaaaataaatatgaagtacaaaacaataactttaaaattgtcAAACCAGTATATCTCTAGAGTCAACTGGACTCTTACGTAACAACTATGTTACCGGACACTGTTTCAAGAATTCGGTTTACATTCCATTAACTATCGGAAGTCTCCCACTTGCGACCTTCCAGCCGTATTCTT
The DNA window shown above is from Palaemon carinicauda isolate YSFRI2023 chromosome 29, ASM3689809v2, whole genome shotgun sequence and carries:
- the LOC137622495 gene encoding uncharacterized protein — translated: MKIRGATSNPSHVTVAVDTTRPLPFCDTDDITAYLVRFEKVAVSLNWERNSWSVQLASLLRSKALDIYTSLSDDVTSDYASLKEAPLKGFKKTSDWYRTAFKTAKMDSKSTYEQYLNILFRNFDLWINSLRITKDYEDLRNIIVCDQFMSTLPKEMRLFLKERKPRTPEDYSSLADTHASAHTCYPKDEQKSFRHNANVSSSIDKISMSEKPEKTNLSRPGKIACYGCGQSGHISRNCPNKVHKKKSESSLEIGQVLDNTGVCGPMVCGTVNGVTVSTILRDTGCTGVVVSEDLIPDPGTNCSYSTLIDYLGRKDRFPIVKIYLKCNLFTGWVNAVRAPIKYCTVLLGNIPGVQDHNLFPLKNTDSFIEVNAVTRAQVKRRNIVHPLSLPEPFDISIDHEFFLREQQNCEALKYAREMSQSGDVKLCKNGLQYEFIMRNGLLYRKIQKCKKPQLLGKEQVAIDLVGPISPPSEAGHRYILTMVDYASSFPEAVALKNITSEDIAEALISIFSRVGVPKEILSDRGPQFRSELMLQVHKLLGVKPLFSTPYHPAANGRIERQHQILKSILKKIC